A section of the Diabrotica virgifera virgifera chromosome 8, PGI_DIABVI_V3a genome encodes:
- the LOC126890032 gene encoding uncharacterized protein LOC126890032, translating into MASVCICFYCDREVKPKQISIECITCCSWVHKGCTGLTKSEYEKICADFRKTKSHNWECKVCKETVVKRLSLNSASNSRKNSVSKESADNGKQVPNADFSSLLCNTVDAVESETAIKDEINNLLKKSTTTNKDVLVVIVHIINLLLNQRTEVQATIDTIKASVKSNEAKVETLEKKLEGLQEKIETMCGNGSEEIRNQSVSIIKDEQDMFLELEDRSSRSKNILIYNVDESQSKVTNERIDHDKANIREVLTKLEVGATEFKVLRVGRGNSSSDRPRPLKVIFQNNTTHID; encoded by the exons ATGGCAAGTGTGTGCATTTGTTTTTATTGTGACCGGGAGGTTAAACCAAAGCAAATTTCCATTGAGTGTATCACTTGTTGCTCATGGGTCCATAAGGGATGCACGGGTTTGACTAAAAGTGAATATGAAAAAATCTGTGCTGACTTTCGCAAAACTAAATCACATAACTGGGAATGTAAAGTATGCAAAGAGACGGTGGTGAAAAGATTATCTTTGAATTCTGCTTCAAATAGCCGGAAAAATTCGGTATCAAAAGAAAGTGCTGACAATGGAAAACAGGTGCCCAATGCTGATTTTTCAAGTCTACTGTGCAATACTGTGGATGCTGTAGAGAGTGAAACTGCAATCAAGgatgaaataaataatttattaaagaaaagtaCCACTACCAATAAAGATGTACTAGTAGTTATTGTTCACATAATTAACCTATTGTTAAATCAGAGGACTGAAGTGCAGGCAACAATAGATACAATTAAAGCGTCTGTAAAATCTAATGAGGCGAAAGTTGAAACTTTAGAAAAGAAACTTGAAGGGTTACAAGAAAAAATTGAAACCATGTGTGGAAATGGAAGTGAAGAGATAAGAAATCAAAGTGTATCTATTATCAAAGATGAGCAAGATATGTTCCTGGAATTAGAAGATAGAAGTAGTCGAtctaaaaatatactaatctatAATGTTGATGAGAGCCAATCTAAGGTTACTAATGAGAGAATAGATCATGACAAGGCAAATATTCGAGAAGTACTAACGAAACTGGAGGTTGGAGCAACTGAGTTTAAGGTTTTGAGGGTAGGACGTGGTAATAGCAGTAGTGACAGGCCAAGACCACTTAaggtaatttttcaaaataataccaCA CATATTGATTAA